ctagaccagtccttaaaactaagctgaaacccacctcggggtccaggTCCCTGCTCCGCcttgtcgggtatacttggaccgaagctcgagcttgtaaataaaccctcgtgtgtttgcatcggtgttggctccttggtggtttctcggattcgcaatcttgggcacaacaaaattAGAGACGTGTCCTGGCCGCACtccaaaaacaaagcaacaggAAGTTGGATCAAACCAGACAGGTGCATGACAAAGGAAGCCAGACACCCTGACCACATAAGGGAGAAAAGGCATGAAACCTGCTCCCAAGAAATCCTATTCTCAAGTAATAAATATTCCACCTCTAGTTAACAActgtaaataaaagataaagactcAAAACCCCAGGGAGCCCAGCTTCTCCGTGGAGCTCACTTGCTCTCACATCATGAGAGTATATTCTCTCTTTAATAAGCTTCCCCGGGCAGCGGCTTGGGCCCAGTGTCGGCCACCGAGTGGGCGCTCCCCGGGACATGGCGGGCTGCGTGGCCCGGCGGGCCCTGGCCGTGGGCAGCCGCTGGTGGGCCCGCTCACTAACTGGGGCTCGGGGGCCGAGGCCACTCTGTGTGGCTGGTGGAGCTGGGGCCTTCCTGCCAGCGGCGACAGCGACGACATGGAGGCACCTCTCGTCCTGAAACCGACCAGAGGGCAAAGTTTTGGAGACGGTTGGTGTATTTGAGGTGccaaaacagaatggaaaatatgAGATCAGGCAGCTCTTTCTTCATAGTGTTTTTGGCTACCGAGGTGTCGTCCTGTTTCCCTGGCAGGCCAGACTATATGACTGGGATGTGGCTTCTGCAGCtccagagaaagcagagaatCCTGCTGGCCATGGTTCTAAGGAGGTGAAAGGCAAAACTCACACTTCCTATCAGGTGCTGATTGATGCCCGAGACTGTCCATATATATCTCAGAGATCTCAGACAGAAGCTGTGACTTTCTTGGCTAACCATGATGACAGCCGGGCCCTTTATGCCATCCCAGGCCTGGACTATGTCAGCCACGAAGACATCCTCCCCTATACTTCTACCGATCAGGTTCCCATCCAGCATGAGCTGTTTGAAAGATTTCTTCTGTATGACCAGACAAAAGCACCCCCTTTTGTGGCCCAGGAGACGCTACAGGCCTGGCAAGAGAAGAACCACCCCTGGCTGGAGCTCTCTGATGTTCACCGGGAGACAACAGAGAACATTCGTGTCACTGTCATCCCCTTCTACATGGGCATGAGGGAAGCCCAGAATTCCCATGTCTACTGGTGGCACTACTGTATCCGCTTAGAGAACCTCGATAGTGATGTGATGCAGCTCCGGGAGCGACACTCGAGGATATTCAGTTTATCTGGCACCTTGGAGACAGTGAGAGGCcgaggggtggtgggcagggaaCCAGTGTTATCCAAGGAGCAGCCCGCATTCCAGTTCAGCAGCCACGTCTCCCTGCAAGCTTCCAGCGGGTACATGTGGGACACATTCTGCTTTGAGAGGCCTGATGGCTCCCACTTTGATGTCCGgatccctcccttctccctggaaagcaataaagatgagaaaacaccACATTCAGGCCTTCACTGGTAGGCCAGCTGAGGCCTGAGTGCCTAGGCTCAGCCCCTGAAGAACAGCTCTCATCCCACAATTGCTGCAGAACTCTCTCTCCACCATGGGCCACAGTGGGTCTTTTTATCATTTGCGCCATTTGATTGTGGGGTTCTTTTTCAGTGCGTGGGTGTAATCGTTTTCTCCAGAAGACCTGTGTAGGACTCCTCCAAGGCTGGCCTCCCCTGTAAGCCACTCCACTGTGTTCCAGTAAAGCTTTCCACCAGGAATTCTACGTTCAGCTGCCACAGGCCTGGGGTATCCTGGCCTGTCACACAA
The window above is part of the Vulpes lagopus strain Blue_001 chromosome X, ASM1834538v1, whole genome shotgun sequence genome. Proteins encoded here:
- the LOC121483146 gene encoding LOW QUALITY PROTEIN: polymerase delta-interacting protein 2-like (The sequence of the model RefSeq protein was modified relative to this genomic sequence to represent the inferred CDS: substituted 1 base at 1 genomic stop codon), with the protein product MAGCVARRALAVGSRWWARSLTGARGPRPLCVAGGAGAFLPAATATTWRHLSSXNRPEGKVLETVGVFEVPKQNGKYEIRQLFLHSVFGYRGVVLFPWQARLYDWDVASAAPEKAENPAGHGSKEVKGKTHTSYQVLIDARDCPYISQRSQTEAVTFLANHDDSRALYAIPGLDYVSHEDILPYTSTDQVPIQHELFERFLLYDQTKAPPFVAQETLQAWQEKNHPWLELSDVHRETTENIRVTVIPFYMGMREAQNSHVYWWHYCIRLENLDSDVMQLRERHSRIFSLSGTLETVRGRGVVGREPVLSKEQPAFQFSSHVSLQASSGYMWDTFCFERPDGSHFDVRIPPFSLESNKDEKTPHSGLHW